Proteins encoded by one window of Anaerosalibacter sp. Marseille-P3206:
- the argF gene encoding ornithine carbamoyltransferase: protein MAFNLKGRNFLTLKDFTPKEIQYLLDLADELKRQKYAGIRGRNLEGKNVALIFEKPSTRTRCAFTVAAVDEGAHPEYLGKGDIQLGKKESVADTAKVLGRMFDGIEFRGFKHETVEALAEYSGVPVWNGLTDEFHPTQILADFLTIREHKGYLKGIKFAYVGDGRNNMANSLMIGAAKMGMDMRIVSPKELFPEAGLVEEAKKIAAENNAKITITDSVEEGVKGVDVIYTDVWVSMGEEDQFEERIKLLKPYQVNMDMLKLADEEALFLHCLPAFHDLETQVGREIYEKYGLKEMEVTEEVFSSKHSVVFDEAENRMHTIKAVMVATLGK from the coding sequence ATGGCATTTAATCTAAAAGGAAGAAACTTTTTAACATTAAAGGACTTCACACCAAAGGAAATTCAATACTTACTAGACTTAGCTGATGAGCTAAAGAGACAAAAATATGCAGGAATCAGAGGAAGAAACTTAGAAGGAAAAAATGTTGCATTAATATTTGAAAAACCTTCAACAAGAACAAGATGTGCTTTTACAGTTGCAGCTGTTGATGAAGGAGCACACCCAGAATATTTAGGAAAAGGCGACATCCAATTAGGAAAGAAAGAAAGCGTTGCTGATACTGCAAAAGTATTAGGAAGAATGTTTGATGGTATCGAATTTAGAGGATTCAAACATGAAACAGTTGAAGCTTTAGCAGAATATTCAGGAGTACCAGTTTGGAATGGACTTACTGACGAATTCCACCCAACTCAAATATTAGCTGACTTCTTAACTATAAGAGAACACAAAGGATACTTAAAAGGAATTAAGTTTGCATATGTTGGAGATGGAAGAAACAACATGGCTAACTCATTAATGATAGGTGCAGCTAAAATGGGTATGGATATGAGAATCGTATCTCCAAAAGAATTATTCCCAGAAGCTGGATTAGTAGAAGAAGCTAAGAAGATCGCAGCAGAAAACAATGCAAAAATTACAATAACTGATTCAGTAGAAGAAGGAGTAAAAGGAGTAGACGTTATCTATACTGACGTATGGGTATCAATGGGAGAAGAAGACCAATTCGAAGAAAGAATTAAATTATTAAAACCATATCAAGTAAATATGGATATGTTAAAATTGGCAGACGAAGAAGCTCTATTCTTACACTGCTTACCAGCATTCCATGACCTAGAAACTCAAGTTGGAAGAGAAATCTATGAAAAATATGGTCTAAAAGAAATGGAAGTTACTGAAGAAGTATTTAGTAGTAAACATTCAGTAGTATTTGATGAAGCTGAAAACAGAATGCATACAATAAAAGCTGTTATGGTTGCTACTTTAGGAAAATAA
- the arcA gene encoding arginine deiminase: protein MSKSINVRSEIGRLKTVLLHRPGGELENLVPDYLERLLFDDIPYLKAAQAEHDAFAKVFKDNGIEVVYLEDLASEAISDASVREKMIDEFLEEANISGEGNKEALKEYFSQFDNKKLVDKMMSGVRKTELKGHSARSIADMLESDYPFIIDPMPNLYFTRDPFATIGNGVTINHMRTETRNRETLFAKYIFEHHEDYKNSNVPIWYNRNESYSVEGGDELVLSSEVMAIGISQRTDAAAVERIAKRLLWSDSGFKTVLAFDIPKKRAFMHLDTVFTMIDRDKFTIHPEIEGPLTVFSITKGDSEGEIKIEKEEQVLEEILKKYLKQDKVELIRCGGGDLVDAAREQWNDGSNTLAIAPGEVIVYNRNFVTNKILKEHGIIVHEIEGSELVRGRGGPRCMSMPLVREDL, encoded by the coding sequence ATGAGTAAAAGTATAAATGTAAGATCAGAAATTGGAAGACTAAAAACAGTATTATTACATCGTCCTGGTGGTGAACTAGAAAATTTAGTTCCAGATTATTTAGAAAGACTACTTTTTGACGATATACCATATTTAAAAGCTGCTCAAGCTGAACACGATGCATTTGCTAAAGTTTTTAAAGATAATGGTATTGAAGTAGTTTACTTAGAAGATTTAGCAAGTGAAGCTATTTCAGATGCTAGCGTAAGAGAAAAAATGATTGACGAATTTCTAGAAGAAGCTAATATAAGTGGAGAAGGCAATAAGGAAGCATTAAAGGAATACTTTTCACAATTTGACAATAAGAAGCTAGTTGATAAGATGATGAGTGGTGTTAGAAAAACGGAATTAAAAGGCCATAGTGCTAGATCAATAGCAGATATGTTAGAATCTGACTATCCATTCATTATAGATCCAATGCCTAATCTATATTTTACGAGAGATCCTTTTGCTACAATAGGAAATGGTGTAACTATTAACCATATGAGAACAGAAACTAGAAATAGAGAAACATTATTTGCAAAATATATTTTTGAACATCATGAAGATTATAAGAATTCAAATGTTCCAATATGGTATAATAGAAATGAAAGCTATTCTGTAGAAGGTGGAGACGAACTAGTTCTTAGTAGTGAAGTAATGGCAATAGGAATTTCTCAAAGAACAGATGCAGCAGCTGTAGAAAGAATTGCAAAGAGACTACTATGGAGTGATAGTGGATTTAAAACAGTTTTAGCTTTTGATATACCTAAGAAGAGAGCGTTCATGCACTTAGATACTGTATTCACAATGATCGATAGAGATAAGTTTACAATACATCCAGAAATAGAAGGACCTTTAACTGTATTTTCAATAACTAAGGGTGATAGCGAAGGCGAAATAAAAATAGAAAAAGAAGAACAAGTACTTGAAGAAATACTTAAAAAATATCTAAAACAAGATAAAGTTGAGCTTATTAGATGCGGTGGCGGAGACTTAGTAGACGCAGCTAGAGAACAATGGAATGATGGTTCAAATACATTAGCTATTGCTCCAGGAGAAGTTATAGTATATAACAGAAACTTTGTTACAAATAAAATCTTGAAAGAACATGGAATTATTGTACATGAAATAGAAGGTTCAGAATTAGTTAGAGGTAGAGGTGGCCCAAGATGTATGAGTATGCCTCTTGTAAGAGAAGATTTATAA